From the genome of Asterias amurensis chromosome 17, ASM3211899v1, one region includes:
- the LOC139949931 gene encoding uncharacterized protein isoform X2, with the protein MDGVPEEAPEPLQLEPCDICGRNFADYVLPKHIKICEKNAAKKRKVFNSAKQRSEGTDISGAPKADPRKLEKAKRATANWRSKHEDLVTTLKAARGVTRAMRTGAPLPPPPSQTKVNPDYVQCPSCQRNFSDGAAERHIPWCKEKNKRINVNKNASTKERVAVRTQYKPPLPGAKKRQIAPPKAGPALRTGRAGSGSSTGQLESQYSNMSIKEKAGQGRGTGGRPVQNGQKARSASLERRNGKQTDSYRSASGDSIRGKRYTDDEDDYDGYGDPEIDRYGRRKPGPNNFLPHQRVRAAREQSSPNSRTPTPPSRNTHSGGSLNRKPSLENINGRRASKFCHECGTQYPVVKAKYCCECGTKRTYQD; encoded by the exons ATGGACGGTGTACCCGAGGAAG CCCCAGAGCCCTTGCAGCTTGAGCCATGTGACATCTGTGGCCGTAACTTCGCTGATTATGTTCTGCCAAAACACATCAAGATTTGTGAGAAGAATGCAGCTAAAAAACGCAAGGTTTTCAACTCTGCCAAGCAACGTTCAGAGGGGACAGATATAAGCGGTGCACCAAAAGCAGACCCGAGGAAACTTGAAAAAGCG AAAAGAGCCACTGCAAATTGGCGCTCCAAGCATGAGGACTTAGTAACGACATTAAAAGCTGCAAGGGGTGTTACGAGGGCCATGAGAACAGGTGCACCTCTGCCACCGCCCCCATCCCAAACTAAGGTCAACCCAG ATTATGTGCAATGTCCATCCTGTCAAAGGAACTTCAGTGATGGTGCAGCTGAGCGACATATACCTTggtgtaaagaaaaaaataaaaggatCAATGTTAATAAGAATGCTTCTACCAAGGAGAGAGTAGCTGTCAGAACTCAG TACAAGCCGCCATTACCAGGAGCTAAGAAAAGACAAATAGCTCCTCCTAAGGCTGGTCCAGCATTAAGAACAGGGAGGGCAGGTTCAGGGTCATCTACTGGACAACTGGAGAGCCAGTACAGTAATATGAGCATTAAGGAGAAAGCTGGCCAAGGCAGAGGGACAG GAGGGCGCCCAGTACAGAATGGACAAAAAGCCAGGAGTGCGAGCCTTGAGAGACGCAATGGGAAACAAACTGACAGTTACCGCAGTGCAAGTGGTGATAGTATTCGAGGCAAGAG ATACACTGATGATGAGGATGATTACGATGGCTACGGTGACCCAGAGATTGATCGTTATGGAAGGAGGAAACCAGGCCCCAACAACTTTTTACCCCATCAACGAGTAAGAGCAGCAAGGGAACAGAG TTCCCCAAACTCAAGAACACCCACGCCGCCATCGAGGAACACTCACTCTGGAGGCAGCCTCAACAGAAAGCCTAGCCTGGAGAACATCAACGGTCGACGAGCCTCCAAGTTCTGTCATGAATGCGGCACACAGTACCCGGTAGTCAAGGCTAAGTATTGCTGCGAGTGTGGAACAAAGCGAACATACCAAGATTGA
- the LOC139949931 gene encoding uncharacterized protein isoform X1, with product MDGVPEEAPEPLQLEPCDICGRNFADYVLPKHIKICEKNAAKKRKVFNSAKQRSEGTDISGAPKADPRKLEKAKRATANWRSKHEDLVTTLKAARGVTRAMRTGAPLPPPPSQTKVNPDYVQCPSCQRNFSDGAAERHIPWCKEKNKRINVNKNASTKERVAVRTQYKPPLPGAKKRQIAPPKAGPALRTGRAGSGSSTGQLESQYSNMSIKEKAGQGRGTGGRPVQNGQKARSASLERRNGKQTDSYRSASGDSIRGKSRYTDDEDDYDGYGDPEIDRYGRRKPGPNNFLPHQRVRAAREQSSPNSRTPTPPSRNTHSGGSLNRKPSLENINGRRASKFCHECGTQYPVVKAKYCCECGTKRTYQD from the exons ATGGACGGTGTACCCGAGGAAG CCCCAGAGCCCTTGCAGCTTGAGCCATGTGACATCTGTGGCCGTAACTTCGCTGATTATGTTCTGCCAAAACACATCAAGATTTGTGAGAAGAATGCAGCTAAAAAACGCAAGGTTTTCAACTCTGCCAAGCAACGTTCAGAGGGGACAGATATAAGCGGTGCACCAAAAGCAGACCCGAGGAAACTTGAAAAAGCG AAAAGAGCCACTGCAAATTGGCGCTCCAAGCATGAGGACTTAGTAACGACATTAAAAGCTGCAAGGGGTGTTACGAGGGCCATGAGAACAGGTGCACCTCTGCCACCGCCCCCATCCCAAACTAAGGTCAACCCAG ATTATGTGCAATGTCCATCCTGTCAAAGGAACTTCAGTGATGGTGCAGCTGAGCGACATATACCTTggtgtaaagaaaaaaataaaaggatCAATGTTAATAAGAATGCTTCTACCAAGGAGAGAGTAGCTGTCAGAACTCAG TACAAGCCGCCATTACCAGGAGCTAAGAAAAGACAAATAGCTCCTCCTAAGGCTGGTCCAGCATTAAGAACAGGGAGGGCAGGTTCAGGGTCATCTACTGGACAACTGGAGAGCCAGTACAGTAATATGAGCATTAAGGAGAAAGCTGGCCAAGGCAGAGGGACAG GAGGGCGCCCAGTACAGAATGGACAAAAAGCCAGGAGTGCGAGCCTTGAGAGACGCAATGGGAAACAAACTGACAGTTACCGCAGTGCAAGTGGTGATAGTATTCGAGGCAAGAG TAGATACACTGATGATGAGGATGATTACGATGGCTACGGTGACCCAGAGATTGATCGTTATGGAAGGAGGAAACCAGGCCCCAACAACTTTTTACCCCATCAACGAGTAAGAGCAGCAAGGGAACAGAG TTCCCCAAACTCAAGAACACCCACGCCGCCATCGAGGAACACTCACTCTGGAGGCAGCCTCAACAGAAAGCCTAGCCTGGAGAACATCAACGGTCGACGAGCCTCCAAGTTCTGTCATGAATGCGGCACACAGTACCCGGTAGTCAAGGCTAAGTATTGCTGCGAGTGTGGAACAAAGCGAACATACCAAGATTGA
- the LOC139950092 gene encoding gamma-aminobutyric acid type B receptor subunit 1-like gives MLKTWIAASCMLWCVGLCCGASNLTKLHLLGLFPMTGVWAGGTAMSIATELALRDINDNADILSGYEVVLIRKDSGCDGGTATNALFEELYNQSTTKMMIIGAGCSIATEPTAQASHHWNLIQMSISSSPLLSNRAMFPLSFRLMPPESNFNIGKLALFKKYGWKKVATLCQSVPLFSLSMADLHRDATELGIEVIAAESFVDSPGVSIENIKNVGARIIVVGVYSEMARKVFCEVYRQKMYSTKYVWIVTGWLEFNWWREPSESIDCTPDQMDKATANQFGMYIDNFPSDQNRKPSVSGLTTSGFLERFNVIADTESPESMVGYMETTIIYDTVWTAALALHQAQTTLEALDPPKKLEDFSYDEQTAQIFYDIISNLTFEGISGPVRVDRNGDRLGLVEALQLQDGTLVPIGMIDPTSETKDLIIDGYQAIFWPDGAPPIDFMIYREDNQTIHIPVFIAGVALSLVGTVLASSFLAFNIHFRKLRVIKMSSPKINNLMLIGGLLAYVSIIFLGVDTSIASTESFVWMCKAKTWCLSFGFSVAFGSLFSKTWRVHKIFTNKTAMKLVVKDSWLIGMVITLVAIDTVILTLWEIVDPVSANRQRGTAVIDEENDDIIHIPIRMMCESVHQIYFIGAFYIINGLLLIFGAFLAWETRKVTIPALNDSKYIGVCIYNVLILSFVGAMVSFVVENRNTYYALLCALIWLSTTITLCIVFVPKIKTRNDVAPAKNTTMTQQGISNSMDMQRENQVLRREIFKLKNSCKCQQTHKTDYTIFNSDGPPHIFDCQLNSDGQLKLRWYNPQPRCTLRLGNTTKAGNRKDY, from the exons ATGCTAAAGACGTGGATAGCAGCATCTTGTATGCTATGGTGTGTCGGCTTATGCTGCGGTGCTAGCAACCTGACCAAGCTTCACTTACTGGGTTTGTTTCCGATGACGGGGGTGTGGGCCGGGGGTACGGCCATGTCCATCGCAACCGAGTTGGCCTTACGAGATATCAACGACAATGCTGATATACTTTCTGGGTACGAGGTGGTTTTAATACGCAAGGATAGTGGG TGTGACGGAGGAACTGCGACGAATGCTCTATTCGAAGAGCTGTACAACCAATCCACCACTAAAATGATGATTATTGGAGCTGGATGCTCAATCGCAACGGAACCTACTGCGCAGGCGTCACACCACTGGAACCTCATCCAG ATGTCCATCTCGTCCTCACCTTTACTATCCAACCGTGCCATGTTCCCGCTCTCGTTTCGTCTGATGCCTCCTGAGTCCAACTTCAACATTGGGAAGCTCGCCTTATTCAAGAAGTATGGCTGGAAGAAGGTGGCCACACTGTGTCAATCAGTCCCTTTGTTCTCTTTG TCAATGGCAGACTTACACAGAGACGCTACCGAGCTGGGTATTGAAGTTATTGCGGCAGAGAGCTTTGTGGATAGCCCGGGAGTCTCAATAGAGAATATCAAG aaTGTAGGAGCCCGAATTATTGTCGTTGGTGTTTATAGCGAAATGGCAAGGAAGGTTTTCTGCGAAGTGTATCGACAGAAGATGTACAGCACCAAGTATGTGTGGATTGTAACAG GTTGGCTTGAGTTTAATTGGTGGCGGGAACCAAGCGAATCTATTGACTGTACACCAGACCAGATGGACAAAGCAACGGCCAATCAGTTCGGGATGTACATAGACAACTTCCCGTCCGATCAGAATAGGAAACCTTCAGTATCCGGGCTC ACAACAAGTGGTTTCTTGGAGAGGTTTAATGTTATTGCTGACACCGAGTCTCCGGAATCTATGGTAGGATACATGGAAACCACTATAATATACGATACAGTGTGGACAGCTGCTTTAGCACTTCATCAAGCACAGACTACTCTCGAGGCATTAG ATCCTCCGAAAAAATTGGAAGATTTTAGCTACGACGaacaaactgctcagatttttTATGACATTATCAGCAATTTGACGTTCGAAGGAATATcg GGCCCTGTGAGAGTAGACCGCAATGGTGACAGGCTTGGACTGGTGGAAGCCCTTCAGCTTCAAG ATGGTACGTTAGTTCCAATAGGAATGATTGATCCAACTTCAGAGACAAAAGATCTTATCATTGATGGATACCAAGCTATATTTTGGCCAG ATGGAGCGCCACCTATTGATTTTATGATATATCGGGAGGACAACCAGACGATACATATTCCAGTTTTCATCGCTGGTGTCGCTCTTTCTCTAGTCGGGACTGTTCTTGCGTCTTCCTTTTTAGCTTTCAACATTCATTTCAGGAAGTTACG cgTGATCAAAATGTCGAGCCCGAAAATCAACAACTTGATGCTGATTGGTGGATTGCTCGCCTACGTGTCGATCATCTTTCTCGGCGTCGACACAAGTATCGCCTCTACGGAAAGTTTCGTTTGGATGTGCAAG GCTAAGACTTGGTGTCTTTCATTTGGGTTCTCTGTTGCCTTTGGTTCCTTGTTCAGTAAGACGTGGCGGGTACACAAAATCTTCACAAACAAGACTGCAATGAAATTG GTTGTGAAGGACTCCTGGCTGATTGGTATGGTTATAACACTGGTTGCAATCGACACAGTTATATTGACTTTATGGGAAATTGTTGATCCAGTGTCCGCAAACAGACAACGTGGAACCGCAGTG ATTGACGAGGAAAATGATGACATAATTCACATACCAATCCGCATGATGTGTGAATCAGTTCATCAGATCTACTTTATCGGTGCCTTCTACATCATTAACGGCTTGCTGTTGATATTTGGGGCTTTCTTAGCCTGGGAGACCCGCAAGGTTACCATCCCAGCACTCAATGACTCTAAATATATTG GTGTGTGTATCTACAACGTGTTAATATTGTCCTTCGTGGGAGCTATGGTGTCTTTTGTGGTCGAAAATAGGAATACATACTACGCCTTGCTATGTGCACTGATTTGGCTATCAACTACAATTACACTATGTATTGTATTTGTTCCAAAG ATAAAGACAAGGAATGATGTGGCCCCAGCTAAGAACACAACCATGACCCAACAGGGTATTAGTAATTCAATGGATATGCAGAGAGAAAACCAAGTCCTCCGGAGAGAAATATTCAAGTTGAAGAATTCATGCAAATGTCAG CAAACTCACAAAACCGACTACACAATCTTCAATTCCGACGGACCTCCTCACATCTTTGACTGTCAACTGAACTCTGATGGACAACTCAAACTCCGATGGTACAATCCACAACCACGATGCACGCTCCGTCTAGGGAACACCACTAAGGCTGGAAATAGAAAAGATTATTGA